CGCCTCATGCCCGTTATTTCAAGAAATATCATTTTACGACATAATTCCACACCACTGCAGCGCGATCCGCCTGAAGCGTCTTTTGTGTAAAAAAAAGATGAAGAACAAAGTGCTCCTCATCTTTACTTATAACAAACATATTTACAAATCTTCGGCTCTGTAGACCGTATAACCCTCATAATAGTAACTGTGATCAATGCCTTTCATATAAATCTCACGATTATTGATCTGATCTGTCAGTGCCTGTTTTAAAATATACTTAATCTCAATATCTTTGATTGGACTTCGCTCCATAGCAAGCAAATAGTCCTCCTTGTCAACCCTACTCCAGTCTATTATGAAATTTAATTCTTTTTTTAAGATTTGATCCAACCAGATCCTTGTACTTCGCCCGTTTCCTTCTCTGAATGGATGCGCTACATTCATCTCAACATATTTTTCAATGATTCCATCAAATGTAGACTGTGGCATTTTTTCAACATTCTCTAATGCCGCCTCCAAATACATGACCGGAGCAAATCTAAAATTACCTTTTGCTATGTTTACATCACGGATTTTCCCCGCATGATCATAAACATCTTGAAATAAATATTTATGAATTTCACAAAGCGCCTCAAGCGTCCCCGGTTCCAGTTTGTCTAAATAACCATTTTCAAATAACTCAACTGCTCTTTTCTTACTTAATTTTTCTTCCTGCCGGGCTAGTTCCGCTGAATCAGTTATGTTTAACTTGTTTTTAAGTGTCATATAATCTTCCTTTCCGCATAACTTGCCGCCACATTTAATTCAAGAAAGTTCTCTTCATCGCCCCATTCTGAAACAACTGCCACGAGTATTAGATACCCCGTTGCTTTCAGTGGAGTAATCTTCATGGTTGTCAAAAAAACATGCTTGTTATTCTTTATAGCCTCTTCACAGAAAACCTGTGTGATTTTTTTAGCCAATCGTGGATTCAAAGCATGATCAAAGCTGTCCATGGCAAATATAGATGGAGCCTGTGGATGCATGGCAAGGCAGAGCATGAAGAGCACATACAAATACATTCACTTTTCCGGTTTCAAATGAAGTATTATATCATGACTTGAAGTTTCCAAAGCTAATCTCTTTTATATTCATCTTATCGCCCTTTTCTGCAAAAAGTATATCATATACTACAAATTAAATATAGCCATCTTTTACCTTTTTATTTATATCTAATTCGACAGATGTTTGGTTTGAGGCTTCTTCTTTTAAAATTTCGTTTCTCGCCTGATAGGTTTGACAATATATGTTTACTAACATACGCGGATCTTTTGCTCGAAAAAAAAGCGCCCTAAATGGGCGCCTGAGTCTTGTGGAGGTACTTTTCCTTCGTGGCAAGTCCTCCACGAATATGCCTCTCCTGTTTATTGATATCCAACACTTTTCTTGCTTCCTGCGCAAGTCCCGGGTTAATCTGCAGCAGCCGATCCGTAACATCTTTATGTACCGTACTCTTGCTGATTCCAAATCTCTTTGCTGTCTGCCTCACAGTTGCTTTTGTTTCAATAATATAATTGGCAATTTCCACTGCCCGTTCTTCTATATAATCTTTCAAGGATAAGCCCCCGAAGACGCTGTTTTTACAGTGTATGCGGGGGCTCAGACGGTTATGTCGGTTTACCCCAATAATCTCTTGTTTTAAAGCTATCTAAATTAGCGGTTATAAAACGCCTCCAGTGCACGTCCGATGTACTCCGTGGCCCCCGCACCGTAGATCTCATCCATTCGCATCTGAAACTCCCTGTCAGTTTGATACTTTCGCGCCATATCCAGCATAAATGCCGACACATCTTTCATCTGATAAAGCTGTCTGGAAACAAAATCCATCTCCCCTGCAATCTCCCTTACTTCAAAGGAATTTACATCGGTCCCAGATTTTGCTGCCAGCTTTTTTGTGATATTTTCAAGCCTCTGTCCGTATGCCTCCATGATTTTAGGATTGTCCGGGTTCTCTGCGGCCTTCAGCGCACTGTCTTTATCCCCGTACCACTCCACGACTTTGGCAAAATTTTTCTGTGCCTGCTCACCCGACGCCTGTTCCATAAAATGTTTCTGAAATCCCTCCATGCTCCCATACTGCCTGACAAAAATATCTTTTTGTTCTTCCGACATGTTTTTAACCATTGTGCTGTACATTTCTTCAATATCTGTTTTACTGAAAACCTCAAAATCCATCTTATGATCTCCTTTCAGAATCCCGTCAATGCTGGCAATGATACGCTCGAGTCTTTCCTTTTTTAATACCAGCATCTCTCTCTGACTGTTTAATAACTGATCTCTGTCAAGTTCAGGATCTTCCATGATGGATTTGATATCCCCAAGCGGCATATCAAATTCCCTGAAAAACAGTATCTGCTGCAAAACTTCCAGTGCCTTATCGTCATAAAGCCGGTATCCCGCCTCACTTGTTTGTGTCGGTTTCAATAAGCCGATCTCATCATAATAGTGCAGCGTACGCACGCTGATACCTGTCAGTTTCGCTACTTCTTTTACAGTCTTCATCACTGCTTCCTCCTGTTCCTGATATGTCCATCATAACGTATGACGCAGCGTGAGGGTCAATAGGTTTTCCATCTTTTTCTTCCCGCACTTTCTTTACAATTCTCCCTCTGACATTGTATACTTCTTTCAGACATTATCATATGATTACTATAACTTTTCAAAGGAGATTTCTCATGAATTTTATATATCCCGCTATTTTTCACAAGACAGAGACAGGGCGTTTTACCGCTGTTTTTCCGGACCTGGAGATGTGCCGCGCCGAAGGCGATACCCTGGAAGACTGCATTGAGAATGCAAACAGCGCCGCTTATGACTGGATCTACGTGGAGCTGTCAGAGTTTGACGGACAGCTTCCCGCAGTTACCGATATCACCGATATCCCGCTGAAGGACGGCGATATCGTACGGAACATTTCCGTTCATGTAAGGCTCACCGACGGGTGGGACGAATAAAACACGGAGGTCCCATGTTCAAAATCGGTGAATTTTCAAAACTGACACAAGTGTCTATAAGAATGCTGCGGTATTACGACGAAAATAATCTTCTGAAGCCTGCGCAGGTGGATCCCTATACGGGATACCGCCTGTATTCCGTCGATCAGATTCCCCGGCTCAACCGCATAGTTTTCCTGCGAGACAGCGGTTTTAACGTCGCCGAAATCACAGAATCCCTGAACAGCTGGGATGACGGCAAAGTCATACAGCTGCTCGAGAACAAACGCATCCAACTTGAACAAAACATTCAGGAACAGCAGCAGAAAATTTCCAGGATCGAACTTGCCCTGGCGGATCTTATGCAGGAAAAAAGCGATATGCCCTGCAGCATCACGATCAAGTCCGTTCCCAGCTGTCAGGTACTCTCTCTTCGGAAGATTATTCCCGACTATTATGCAGAAGGCCGGCTCTGGAAAGAGATGTCCGCGTTTGCGGCCAGCCGCCATATCCAGATAACCGGTGATACATTTTCCATCTATCACGACGCAGAATACAAAGAAACGGATGTGGATGTTGAGCTGTGCGCGCTCGTATCACGTATGGAAGACTCCAAAGATGGGTTTCTCTTTCGGAATACCGAAGCAGTCCCCTGCATGGCGAGCACCATGGTATACGGTCCATTCAGTAATATCGCAGGCGCATATCTTACGTTTGCACAGTGGCTTCAGGAAAACAGTCAGTTTCAAATGCTTGGGACGAGCCGTCAGATCGTCCACCGCGGTCCGTGGAATGAGGAAAACCCGGAACATTACCTGGTCGAATTACAGATTCCGCTGAAGGATCATACAAAATCATAAGATTCTTGTTGACTCTCACACAGTGTCAGGGTATACGCTGGATATATCAATCACACATGGGAGGAAAAAACACATGGAAGAATATAAGGTATACCCGATCGGAGAGGTTCATATGGATGAGGAAGGTTTTTTCATTGATCTGGCTCCCTCATACCGCCCTGCTCTTCAGGCGCTTGAGGGATTCAGCCACATCAATGTACTCTGGTGGTTCAGTCACTGCGATAAGAAAGAGCTGCGCCGCATGCTGGAAGCGCCAAAGCCGTACAGGCAATCGCCTGATGTGATGGGCATCTTTGCCACAAGGTCACCCGTACGTCCGAATCCCATTGCCCTGTCTGCCGCAGAGGTCATTCATATCGACGAAGAGCAGGCGCGTATTCAGATTGCTTACATTGACGCCGAAGACGGAAGTCCGGTGCTCGACATCAAGCCATATACGCCGAGTCTCGACCGGATAGAGAATCCGGGCCTTCCCGACTGGTGCCGCCACTGGCCGCGCAGTGTCGAGGACTCCGCTGATTTTAACTGGGAAGACGAATTTAATTTCTAATCAAATGAACCGGACAGGCGTACTTTCTGTTAAGAACCCCTGTCCGGTTTATTTAATCCGTAAATTCCGTATCTGCCACAGTCTCCTGTACCACTGCAGTACCGCCCTCCTCTGCCGTATTGCCATCCCAGTAATCGCTTGCCTGCTCACGTTCTTTCGTGCGCCGGTCAAACTCACTGTCTCCCCTGTGAAGAGCTGCAACCGATGTGATCTGTCCCATGCGGTCCCGGATCACATCGATATCCACAGTCCCCTCATCTCTGGTCTGTACAGACCCGATCATCTCATCGGTATAGACGCGCACGGTCTCTCCATTGTAGAGATACATCCCGGAACTGTCCTTTGTAATTCCGTGTCCTTTATACTCTTCCTCGAGCTCTTTATCATTCAGAAACAGGTTCACGGTAAGCTTAAACGCAGCTTTTTCCACGCCAAATTCTCCGGAAAGCTTCTCCCGTACCCGGCTTGCTATGATATCAGGGTCGTTTGAACTGTCCGTCTTCAAAACATCTAAAATCACGCGGTCCGCTCGTTTACGGGCATTCTCCCCCAGAACGATATCCCTTGAAATTTGTGCCTCCACTCCCCACCGGCAGTCCGAACTTGCACAATAACTGCTAAGATATGAGGAAAACGGTGCCTGCCCTACAGTCGCAAATACTGCAGTCGTACAGAGAAGCAGGCAGACAGCAGCTGCCAGTGTGAAGACCGTAGCTTTCTTATAACGCAGAATACTCTTGATCCGCCGCTCTACCTCTGTTTTGGAAAATGCACTGTAGAGCAGTGCTGTTCTGTTTCCTGTAACTGCCATGGCAAGCAGGCTATATGCATAACCCTGCCGTTCTTCGGCGTCCATTGTCCCCAGCACTGCGGCATCACATGCCGCTTCCAGATCAGCTGAAAGGTATTTCGCCATGACCCACACCAGCGGATTGTACCAGTTCACACAGACGGCGGCCAGCATAACGGTCTTCACCCAGTTGTCCCGACGCCTGATATGCATCGTCTCATGCGTAAGAATATGGCGCAGCATAACGGTATTGCCAAAGTCCATTCCTGTGGGCAGGTAGATTCGCTGATTCAGGATGCCGCATACCAGGGGCGATGCTATCCCGTCATTGGTAAACACCAGCACATCACCCATCTCCATCCCGCGGAGAATTGCATTGATTGTCTCATTGTGCTCCACCAGCAGACTGTTCTTCAGCTTTTGGGAACAGCTTCTTTTCTGATAAATCAACACTCCCGCCGTCGCCGCCATACCCGCCCAAAAGAGAACCACAAGAAGCTGCCGCAAGCTGAAAGAAAACGGTCCTGTTCCCTCAGCCACACTATACTCTGTTGCATTTGAAACATCCGTTCGGGTCCCCACGCTGTCCTCCACTGCAATCGCTTCGCTTTCTGTGTATGGCATCTGCAGCTCCAAAACAGGCGCACTGATCGGGCTGGACAGGGAAAATGGGATCAAAAGGCGAACCAGCACGAGCCCCCAGAGAACAGGAAACACGAACTGAGGCAGACGCTTTTTAAACAGCACCCGAATCAGAAGGACCGCCAAAATCATGATACTTCCATAAAATGCCATCAAATACAGAGGCATATCCATTCTAAAATGCAGCATCCTACTTCGCCTCCTTTATCATTCTGGCAAGCTTCCTGGCTTCCTCCTCAGATATGCCCTGATTTTTTAAAAATGCAGAGAAAAACAGTTCACTGGAACCGCCGAACATCTTGTCAATCAGCTGCTCTGTCTCACTTTGCTGAACTTCGTCCCTCGTGACAAGCGGGCTGCACATGAATCCGGGTTCCTCCCGCCGAACTGCACCTTTTTCAATACATTTTTTGATAACGGTATACGTTGTGTTTTTGTTCCACCCAATACGCTCTGACAGTACGGAAACAATGTCCCTGGCAGATAGTCTCCCCCGCTCCCAGAGTACCTCCATCACCTTCAATTCGGAGTCAAATAGCTTTACATCCATAAAGCCTCCTTTCCAGACTATTGCGATAGTCTTTTCTTTATTTCAGACTATCACAATAGTCTTCTTTTGTCAACAGAAGACTTTTCTATCATGGCTGTCACTCCTCCAGGTAATGTTCCCTGAGCCGCTGTATCTCTTCCGTTCCCAGCGCAAATGCTTCCAGCAGATACTGCTCTATCGAACCATAGCGTTCCAGAACCGCGTCCAGCATGCGTTCCATATATTCAGGGTTCACCCCTGCCAGAGACCGCACCATACCGAGTACATTCCGATCATCTGTATGTTTTCGTGCTTCCTTCATAATACCCGCGATCCTGTCACTCTCTACAATATTCGTCAGTGCAAAATCTCTGAGTATCACCTCTCGATCCGCACCCAGTGCCGACAGCAGCAGCACCGCCGCAGTCCCGGCGCGGTCTTTTCCTCCGGTACAGTGAAACAGAACTGCACCATCCTCATGATTTAAAAGAACCTGAAAAAACTTTTTAAAACCCTCCTGCGAGTACGGATCAAAGGCAAGTCCCAGATACATATTTCCATCCATCAGACCGGAAAGTGCCATCTGCAGCACCGCCTGGGCAGGATCTCTTGTGTACATGCCGGTCATCTCATTCACTTCATGGTCATTCCTGTCTTCCTGCATCAGACCAATGGGGATATACTCCACTCCAGGAATATCGGGGTCCGGCGCCTCCCTGCATTCGTCTGACATTCGCAGGTCTATCACTTTTGTCAGACGATACTTCCGGGTAAGCAGCCGGATGTCCTCCTGTGTCGCGCCAGACAGTTTCCCGCTTCTCAGCAGCACACCGTCTCTGATCTTCTTTCCGCCGGCACACCGGTAGCCGCCAAGCTGCCTGGCATTTTCTACTCCCGATAGACCGATCTCTTTTTCCCATTCCCTTAATGCTGCCTCATACCACTGTTTCGTCCCCTCATCAAAGCAGACCATCGTCACCTGTTCCGGTCTCGGATGCAGCGCACAGTATTCCAGGATCACCCGCACCGCGATTTCGGCCGCTTTTGCCAGAGGAAATCCGTATATCCCCGTGCTGATCGATGGAAATGCTATGCTTCTGCACCCGTACTCCGACGCCAGCGAAAGACAGCTTTTGTAACAGCTCTCCAGTAGCTCCTTCTCCCGGTGATTCCCTCCGCGCCATACCGGTCCCGGCGTATGTATGATATACTTTGCCAAAAGGCGGTAACCCCCGGTAAGTTTCGCCTTTCCCGTCTCACACCCGTTCAGGGCCCTGCATTCTTTTAAAAGCTCCGGGCCCGCCGCACGGTGGATCGCTCCATCCACACCTCCCCCGCCGAGGAGAGACGTATTCGCAGCATTTACAATCGCATCACTCGCCATCTCCGTGATATCTCCCAAAATGATATTCAGTTTCATAGATCCGACACTTCCTTTCTCTCACCTGTTCTGACTGTTATCGGCTATCTCTATATTATCACCCTCAGGTTCTTTTCTCCACCAGTTTCCAGACCGCTCAGACACAAAAGGACCGCCGCGGTCCCTGTATTGAACCGCGGCAGCCCCATTCGTTCATCTTCTCTTTCTTTTCCCTCTGAATACGCCCGCAATCCTGGCGATCGCCTTCTGCGGAATCTCAAACACAAAGATAATGCCAAGGACGATTGCTGCCGCAAGGCATAACGTCTGCCGCCCGTACCGGGAGCACTCCTGCATATCGCCCATGATCATCGAATACACCGTCCAGTAGATCCCTACTCCGGGCACCAGCGGAAAGATCCCCGAGAGCATAAACAGAGTCGCCGGACATTTCAGTGCGGTTCCGCAGACTCTCGACAAAAA
The Ruminococcus gauvreauii genome window above contains:
- a CDS encoding MerR family transcriptional regulator → MFKIGEFSKLTQVSIRMLRYYDENNLLKPAQVDPYTGYRLYSVDQIPRLNRIVFLRDSGFNVAEITESLNSWDDGKVIQLLENKRIQLEQNIQEQQQKISRIELALADLMQEKSDMPCSITIKSVPSCQVLSLRKIIPDYYAEGRLWKEMSAFAASRHIQITGDTFSIYHDAEYKETDVDVELCALVSRMEDSKDGFLFRNTEAVPCMASTMVYGPFSNIAGAYLTFAQWLQENSQFQMLGTSRQIVHRGPWNEENPEHYLVELQIPLKDHTKS
- a CDS encoding tyrosine-protein phosphatase encodes the protein MGLSGVENARQLGGYRCAGGKKIRDGVLLRSGKLSGATQEDIRLLTRKYRLTKVIDLRMSDECREAPDPDIPGVEYIPIGLMQEDRNDHEVNEMTGMYTRDPAQAVLQMALSGLMDGNMYLGLAFDPYSQEGFKKFFQVLLNHEDGAVLFHCTGGKDRAGTAAVLLLSALGADREVILRDFALTNIVESDRIAGIMKEARKHTDDRNVLGMVRSLAGVNPEYMERMLDAVLERYGSIEQYLLEAFALGTEEIQRLREHYLEE
- a CDS encoding M56 family metallopeptidase, with the protein product MLHFRMDMPLYLMAFYGSIMILAVLLIRVLFKKRLPQFVFPVLWGLVLVRLLIPFSLSSPISAPVLELQMPYTESEAIAVEDSVGTRTDVSNATEYSVAEGTGPFSFSLRQLLVVLFWAGMAATAGVLIYQKRSCSQKLKNSLLVEHNETINAILRGMEMGDVLVFTNDGIASPLVCGILNQRIYLPTGMDFGNTVMLRHILTHETMHIRRRDNWVKTVMLAAVCVNWYNPLVWVMAKYLSADLEAACDAAVLGTMDAEERQGYAYSLLAMAVTGNRTALLYSAFSKTEVERRIKSILRYKKATVFTLAAAVCLLLCTTAVFATVGQAPFSSYLSSYCASSDCRWGVEAQISRDIVLGENARKRADRVILDVLKTDSSNDPDIIASRVREKLSGEFGVEKAAFKLTVNLFLNDKELEEEYKGHGITKDSSGMYLYNGETVRVYTDEMIGSVQTRDEGTVDIDVIRDRMGQITSVAALHRGDSEFDRRTKEREQASDYWDGNTAEEGGTAVVQETVADTEFTD
- a CDS encoding SAM-dependent methyltransferase — protein: MEEYKVYPIGEVHMDEEGFFIDLAPSYRPALQALEGFSHINVLWWFSHCDKKELRRMLEAPKPYRQSPDVMGIFATRSPVRPNPIALSAAEVIHIDEEQARIQIAYIDAEDGSPVLDIKPYTPSLDRIENPGLPDWCRHWPRSVEDSADFNWEDEFNF
- a CDS encoding MerR family transcriptional regulator — protein: MKTVKEVAKLTGISVRTLHYYDEIGLLKPTQTSEAGYRLYDDKALEVLQQILFFREFDMPLGDIKSIMEDPELDRDQLLNSQREMLVLKKERLERIIASIDGILKGDHKMDFEVFSKTDIEEMYSTMVKNMSEEQKDIFVRQYGSMEGFQKHFMEQASGEQAQKNFAKVVEWYGDKDSALKAAENPDNPKIMEAYGQRLENITKKLAAKSGTDVNSFEVREIAGEMDFVSRQLYQMKDVSAFMLDMARKYQTDREFQMRMDEIYGAGATEYIGRALEAFYNR
- the fic gene encoding protein adenylyltransferase Fic, with translation MTLKNKLNITDSAELARQEEKLSKKRAVELFENGYLDKLEPGTLEALCEIHKYLFQDVYDHAGKIRDVNIAKGNFRFAPVMYLEAALENVEKMPQSTFDGIIEKYVEMNVAHPFREGNGRSTRIWLDQILKKELNFIIDWSRVDKEDYLLAMERSPIKDIEIKYILKQALTDQINNREIYMKGIDHSYYYEGYTVYRAEDL
- the spoIIID gene encoding sporulation transcriptional regulator SpoIIID; the encoded protein is MKDYIEERAVEIANYIIETKATVRQTAKRFGISKSTVHKDVTDRLLQINPGLAQEARKVLDINKQERHIRGGLATKEKYLHKTQAPI
- a CDS encoding BlaI/MecI/CopY family transcriptional regulator is translated as MDVKLFDSELKVMEVLWERGRLSARDIVSVLSERIGWNKNTTYTVIKKCIEKGAVRREEPGFMCSPLVTRDEVQQSETEQLIDKMFGGSSELFFSAFLKNQGISEEEARKLARMIKEAK
- a CDS encoding type II toxin-antitoxin system HicB family antitoxin is translated as MNFIYPAIFHKTETGRFTAVFPDLEMCRAEGDTLEDCIENANSAAYDWIYVELSEFDGQLPAVTDITDIPLKDGDIVRNISVHVRLTDGWDE
- a CDS encoding threonine/serine exporter family protein, whose translation is MIMTVLFQFIAACFGTVAFSIMFYVPREYYLYCGLIGGGGWVICWSIVNYLNFSNITGTFIATACVVFLSRVCGTALKCPATLFMLSGIFPLVPGVGIYWTVYSMIMGDMQECSRYGRQTLCLAAAIVLGIIFVFEIPQKAIARIAGVFRGKRKRR